The DNA sequence TGGGCAGGTTATCTGGCGTACAGACAGAAAATAGGAAACTTACAGATCAATGCAGGATTAAGATTTGAAAATACCAACAGTATTTCCAATGCAGTTACCGTGGATTCCGTTGTTACAAGAAATTATCTGAAATGGCTGCCTTCATTAAGTGCAAATTATACTTTTAATAAATCCAGTGAGTTTTCCCTTTCTTACAGCAGGAAAATAACGAGACCGGTTTTCTCTCAGCTTAATCCGTTCCGGTTTTATTTCAGTCCGTTAAATTACTGGATAGGAAATCCTTATCTGCTTCCTTCCTTTACAAGCCAGATAAAAGCAACCTATCGATATAAAAACTGGATCACCAGCTTTACAGTTGGAAAAGAAAAAGATGTGATGACACGTTATCCATTGTACAACCCGGAAACGAATGTATTGGAGTATCTGGGAACGAATCTTCCGTACAGGAACTTTGCTGTTTTGGAAACCAGCTTTCCAATCCGAATTACAAAATGGTGGAATATTACCAGCCAGATCACGGGATATTATAATGATGAATTCAGGCCTTATCTGGATGAGGTTTTTGCATTGAAAATTTACAATTTTGAAGTAAGGCTAAACCAGGTGTTTTCCCTTCCAAAAGGATTTACCGTAAACGTATTTGCTAACTATGAATCAAAAACGGGAAATAGTCTTTACATTATCAAACCAAGATATACCGTAGATGTATCAGTGCAAAAGTCGTGGTTTGATAACCAACTGAACACTAAATTGGGTTTTAATAATCTTTTGGATTCTTATGAGCAACGATTGGAATTCCGGCACAAGCAGATTATGGATAATCGTTTTACCCATTGGTGGGATAGCCGCCGATTGGTATTTTCTCTCAGTTATAATCTAGGAAGTTCAAAATATCAGGTTAAAGAAACCCAGAAGACAGAAGAAGAAAACAGAACGAGATAAGAAAGCCTGCTTTTTAAAGCAGGCTTTCGTTTTTATTATGGACATTGACATCTGTCGCATGTCCAGATATAACAATTTCCTGCATCATCCCACTCGCAGCATCTTCTGCCTGTTGAGATTGGTGCGCCTCCCATTACGGATTTCTGTTGCTCTCTTCCTAGTTTTTGTGCATTTTTCAGCACCGGATTGTTCTTGTTCATGACTTTGATTTTTGGTGTTAATAGTTAAGTTTTAAGAAATATAATTTCGCGAAAATTATATCACTAATATAGGAAATTAAATAATATGATTATCTGTTTTTTTGTTCTTATGTAGATGGAAAATAGTAAGTTGTAGATGTTTTTGGAGCTATTCACTACAGTTGGCTTTACAGACAAGGAAATTTTGTTGAAGGGTGCTGATTTTAGAGATCAAATTTAATGCATAAAATAATCCAAAAGTTTTACAGGTAGAGACCTTTACTTATATTTGTAGTATTGCATAAATCTTTATGAGACTAAACATTAAAAACGAAACGGGTAGGCTGAAGTCAGTAGTTCTAGGCCAGCCTAATTCATTGGGAGCAGTTCCCACACTAGAGGAAAGTTATGACGCAAAGTCATATTACTCAATCGAACACAATATTTATCCTAAAGAAGAGGATATTATTAATGAAATGAACGCTTTTGAAGCAGTTTTAAAAAAGTATGACGTTGAAGTACTGCGTCCAAGTATCATCAAAGATTACAACCAGGTTTTCTCAAGAGATGTAGCCTTTGTGATTGACGATAAGATGATCATTTCCAATGTGATCGCGGACAGAGCAGACGAGCAGGAGGCATACAAAAGCGTTTTTGAGAAAGTAGCATGGAGAAAGATCATCAACCTTCCGGAAACAGCTCATATTGAAGGAGGAGATGTGATCGTATGGAATGATTTCCTTTTTATAGGAACCTGCTTCAGTGAAGATTACAGAAACTATAAGACGGCAAGAACAAACGAATATGCCATTGAAATCTTAAAAGAATATTTTCCAAAGAAAAGAATTATTGACCTGGAACTGAAGAAAAACGATAAAGTTCCGTTTGAAGGTATCCTGCATTTGGACTGTACATTTAATCCCGTAGGAGAAGACAAATGTATCATTTATAAAAACGGATTTGTAGATGAAAGTGATTACCGCTTAATCATCGATATTTTCGGAGAAGAAAACTGCTTCCATATCAATGATGAAGAAATGTTTGAAATGTTCCCGAATATCTTCTCAATTGCTCCTGATGTAGTAGTTTCAGACAAAGCATTCACAAGAATGAATGACCATTTGAGAAACGTATGGGGAATGACCGTTGAAGAAATCCCTTACAGAGAAATCTCTAAAATGGGTGGTTTGTTGAGATGTTCTACAATGCCGCTTGTGAGAGAATAATGGAGTAGGAGTGTTTTAGGGTTTGAGAGTGGGAGAGTTGTAGTCTTTCAATCTTCAATCTTTTAATTTTTTAAATCAAAAACAATGCAAACAACAGATACAGTATTAATGATAGAACCGATTGCATTCGGTTACAACGCTGAGACAGCAAAAAACAATTATTTTCAGGTAGAACAGACGGGTTCTGATATCCAGTCAAAAGCTTTGGCCGAGTTCAATACCTTTGTTGGAAAGCTGAGAGGAAAAGGAATTAATGTGATCACTATAAAAGATACATTAGATCCTCATACTCCCGATTCTATTTTCCCAAATAACTGGGTAAGTTTTCACAAGGATGGAAAAGTGGTTTTATATCCGATGTTCGCTTCCAACAGAAGAGTAGAAAGAAGAGATGATATTATTGAAAGCATCAAAGATCAGGGCTTTGAAGTTACAGAAATTGATGATTGGTCTTTTCCTGAAACTCAGGGACATTTCCTGGAAGGAACAGGAAGTATGATTTTCGATCACGATAACAAAATTGCTTACGGATCTGTTTCTTTGAGACTGGATGAAAAACTGTTCAGAGAATTCTGTGCAAAATTCGGATTCACTCCGGTTGTATTCCATTCATTTCAGACAGTAGGAACAGAAAGGCTTCCAATCTATCACACCAACGTAATGATGTGTGTGGCAGATAAATTTGTTGTAATCTGTCTTGATTGTATTGATGATGAATTGGAAAGAGAAAAAGTAGTGGAAACTATTAAAGGTTCCGGAAAAGAAATCATCGAAATTTCAGAAGAGCAGATGCAGCAGTTTGCAGGAAATATGCTTCAGGTTCAGAATAAGGATGGTGAGAAATTCCTGGTGATGAGCCAGACTGCTTACCAGTCTTTAACTACAGAACAAGTTGCAGCTATTGAAAAATACTGCGAAATTATCTATTCAGACCTGAATACAATTGAAGTAAATGGAGGAGGAAGTGCAAGATGTATGCTTGCTGAGGTTTTTCTTCCAAAAAAATAATATATTTACGAAAAAATTAATTGAACCCATTATCAAGTAAAGGTTTACATATTCTTCTGACTTTGGAAACGGAGTCAGAAGATTTGTTATTAGACAGCAAAGGTTTTCTGGCGTTTACAGAAGAAATTCTGAAAACCAAAGAGGTAGAAATTGTAGGAGTAACCAATCATATTTTTGAAAATGACAGTTTTACTTCCGCAGTAATCCTTAAAGAGTCTCACCTTTGTATCCACACGTGGCCGGAATTTAAACAGCTTACTTTTGATGTTTTCCTTTGCAATTATACACAGGACAACACCACAAAAGTAGAGCAGATTGCAGATGAGGTGGTTCAGTATTTTAAAGCTAATACCATTCAAAAACACAAAATTTACAGATAAAAATGCACTATGTCTGCCCAGCATGCGAATCAGAAAATACATTAGATCTCACCTTTCCTATCGAGGAATATGTTTGTAAAACCTGCTCTCACCTCATTGATGTAGCAGGAAATAAAAAGACTAAACATTTGAAAGTACCGACAGAAAATGTTGTCTTGGATGTCGGACAGAAAGGAGAAATTAACGGTGTAGAATATACGGTCGTTGCAATTACTGTCAAAAGATACGGAAACAGTATTTTCTGGCGGGAATATTCTTTAAAAGACAGCAAAGGAAATGATGCTTTCCTGAGTGAAAGTGACGGACATTGGGTTTTCCTGACCTCAATGCACCCTGATGATTTTAAAGGTAAAAATTCAAAATTGCCAACCTATCTCGGACGAACTTATCGCTGGTATGAAAATACTCCATGCAGTATCGATGCGGCAGCCGGATTTTTTGATGAACATCTGGATTTCAATCTTGCTACTTACCAGGAATACGTCAACGGAACCCGTATGATCTCACAGGAGACGGTGGGTAAAAAAAATCAATACTTCTACGGAGTTCACATTTCAAAACATGAGGTTAAAAGAGCTTTCAAAATAGCTCATATGCCTTATTATACAGGAATTGGGATTGTTCAACCTTATTATTTTGATATCAGACAGGCGATAAACATTTTTTGTATAGCAGCGTTATTGATATGCCTGCTTCAGCTGTATGTTTATGCATCAAGAACTAACGAAACCGTTTTTGCGGAAACCATCAATTTTTCTGATGTAAAAGATAAGGAATTGGTCAGCAAAAGCTTCACCCTCTCAGGAGGCTCAGCACCGTTAAAAGTCAATGCATTTTCAGGAGTTGATAATTCCTGGGCAAATATCCAGTTGAGTCTTGTGAATGAAAAGACCAATGAAATTATCTATACTTCCAAAGATATCGAACAATATCATGGTTACGAAGATGGAGAAAGCTGGTCAGAAGGAAGTCAGTCCGAAGATTTTAATCTGTGTGGGGTAGGCTCCGGAAAATATCACTTCATTATTTCAGCCGAAAAAGAAGGAGGCTTACCTTCATTTTCAGGTCTTACATCGCCTGATTCAAAGATCATGATATCACGGGATAAATCAGGAATCATTGAGATTACTGATATATTCAAGGTGCAGACCAAAACTTTTACAGACGGACAGACGCTGGAAAAAGATACCTCGGAAGTAATCAGGCTTGCCAAAGCATCGTTCGGAACTCAAAAGCTGGACTCCCTGATTAATACTGAAGCACTTAGACTCACTACAGACCCCATTTCAAGCAATACCTATGTACAGCTCAAAGCAACCTGGCTTCCCGTTTCATTCTGGAACTTCGGATTTATTTTATTCATAATGGTTGTTCTCTTTGTAGCGATGTGGATAGGAAGACATTTCTTTAATGTGAATAAATGGAAGAATAGTTCAAATACCCCTTATGCCACATCATGATGACTAATATTTTAAATTACATAAGACAAAACTGGATAATCTGCCTGATCGGAGGATTCTGCCTGACTTGGTTTGTATATCTTACCTATCAGGGAAATCAGGTCTGCGACTGTGCCAAGACAGAAACATACCGCGACGGAACCACAAGAAGCCATTCCAGAGTAGGATTCTACAGATACTATCACAAATAAAAATATAAAAACTATGGACAACATCAATTTCTTACCCATATTAAACTCGGTTCTTTATTCATTTTTAGGAATCGCCATTTTGCTTGCATGTTATTTCATTATTGAAAAAATTACTCCTGAAAAAACATGGCATGAGATCGCCCAGAACAAAAATATAGCAATTGCTATTGTCTTCGCGGCATTTATTATCGGGATTTCAATGATTATAAGCGCTGCAATTCATGGATAAGAAGAGGATTCCTCTTGAGCTGCTTTTATTGTTTTCAGTATTCGTCATTGCTACATGTGGATTGATTTATGAACTGGTGGCCGGAGCCCTGGCGAGCTATCTTTTAGGAGACTCTGTAAAGCAGTTTTCCTTTATTATCGGGGTGTATTTATTTTCAATGGGAGTAGGTTCCTATTTTGCGAAATTCATCAAAGGGAACCTGATCGATAAATTTATTGAGATTGAGATTCTGGTAGGAATCGTAGGCGGAATCAGCTCTGTTGTGCTCTTTACTTTGTTTAATACACTTGCACATTTTGAAAGCGTTCTCTACCTTTTCGTCTTTTTCACAGGATGTCTCGTTGGAGTGGAAATTCCGCTTTTAATGAATATTCTGAAAGATAGAGTACAGTTTAAAGATTTAGTTTCCAATGTCTTTGCCTTCGATTATATCGGGGCTTTGCTGGCATCCATTCTATTTCCGCTGGTTTTGATTCCGAAGCTGGGAATTGTCAAGACACCTTTGTTTTTCGGACTCATTAATATTTCGATCGCTATATTCTTATGCTATTACCTTAAAAGAGAACTGTCAAAACCGTTTTCATTAAAAGTAAAATCAATTTCAGCATTTATTGTATTGGTAGGACTTTTTATTTTCTCTGATACTATTTTGTCTTATTCTGAAGAAAAATTATATGGTGAAAATGTAGTCTATACCAAAAGCTCTCCTTACCAAAGGATTGTTTTAACAAGAAATACTCATGAATTTCGCTTGTATTTGAATAATAACTTACAGTTTTCTTCCACTGACGAATACCGCTATCATGAAGCTTTAGTACATCCGGCGATGTCTATGGCAAAAAAGATTGATAACGTTCTGATTCTGGGAGGTGGCGACGGTTTTGCAGCGAGAGAAGTGTTAAAATATAAAGACGTTAAAAAAATCACACTGGTAGATCTTGATGGAGAAATGACTCAGTTTTTCAAGACCAACGAAACCATGCGAAGACTGAACCAGAATTCTTTTTCCAATCCGAAAGTGGAGATCATTAATAAAGACGCTTACATTTGGGTAAAGGAGAGCAAAAAAAAGTTTGATGTTATCATCATAGACTTTCCGGATCCATCCAATTACAGCTTAGGAAAACTATACTCCCTGCAGTTTTATAAAGAATTGGAAAGACTGACTACCCTTGATACAAAGATTGTGGTTCAGACCACCTCTCCGTATTTCGCGCCTAAATCTTTCTGGTGTATAGAAAAAACGATCAATCAGATTTTTCCTTTCACAGCAGCGTATCACACCTATGTTCCGTCTTTCGGAGAATGGGGATTTTCTATGGCTTCATTTGAGCCCATCAACAACAGGATTTACAGAAAACTTCCCGGTTTGAAATACTATGATTATAATTTTTCACAGATGTCTTATTTCAATAAAGATATGAAGGTGAAAGATGTAGAAGTTAACCGTCTGGATAACCAGATACTAGTTCGTTATTTTGATGAAGAGTGGGGAAAAGTACAGTAGAAAGGATTTTCTTAAAACTATATTTTTAGGTAGCCTTATGCTTCCCTTTTTGCAGTATTGCGGAAAGAAAGTAAAATCATTGCTGCTGAAGATCACCGGAACCAATCATGTTCTCGGACATCGGCTGTGGGCAAAAGATTTTCCACAGTTTTCGGAAGTTGTCCACACTAAGTATCTTATTGTCGGAGGTGGAATCTCCGGTCTTTCAGCGTGCAGGTTTTTCAGTCAGAATAATGAACAGGATTATCTTCTCCTTGAAATGGAAAATCATCTGGGAGGAAATTCTTCCAACGGCCAGAATTCATTTTCAAAATTTCCGTTAGGAGCCCATTATTTACCGTTGCCGAACAAAGAGAATATAGAAATCATCGAATTCCTGAAAGAATGCGGAATCTGTTTAGGAATTGAGGATAGCGGAGAACCAATCCTTGATGAATACCAAATGACTTTCCCACAGCAGGAAAGACTGTTCTATAAAAACTCCTGGCAGAACGATATTGTTCCACAAAGAGGAATTTCAGCAGAAATCCAGCAAGAGCTTAACCGTTTTTTTAAGTTGATGGACGAATTTCGTTTAAAGAAAGATGCAGAAGGAAAATATTGGTTTGCTATTCCTGTACATGATTCTAGCAAAGATGATGAGGTTTTGAAGCTTGAAAAGGTCATTTTTAAAGACTGGCTCAAAGAAAATAATTATCACTCCGAAGAACTCCTTTGGCTGCTGGATTATTCCTGCAGAGATGACTTCGGATTAGGAATAGATTACGTTTCTGCATGGGCAGGAATTCATTATTTTGCAGGAAGAAAAAACAATTGGAGTACGAAATATAAAGATCAGGTCTTCACATGGCCTGAAGGAAATGCAAGATTGGCAAAACATTTTTCAAAATATACAGAAGGAAAGCATAGGTCCGGAAATCTGGTTTTTGATGTGAAAATTAATGATAAAGTTGAAGTTCTTAGTTTTGATAACACTCAGAAAAAAACAAAGAAAATCATTGCAGATAAAGTACTGTTTGCATCACCGCAGTTTGTAAACGAAAGGATTTTTAATCATCAGAAAGCGGCTTCATTCAACTATGTTCCCTGGCTTTTAACAACCATTACCCTGAAGAATGAATTCGGAGGGGATGAAGAGTTGGCCTGGGATAATGTGATTTATGGATCTTCGGGATTGGGGTATATTTTTGATCAGCATCAGAATCTGAATCAGATTATGGGTGAAAAAGTGATTACCCATTATAAGAGTTTTTCAACCGGAGATTGTAGGAAAGCAAGGAAAAAACTGTATGCTATGAAAGATGCTGAACTGAAAACTTTAGTTTTGGAGGATCTGAAGAAAGCACATCCTTTGATAGAGGATTTTATTCTGGAAATGCAGTTTCATAAAATAGGACATGCCATGATTGCTCCGGTTCCTGATCAGATTTTTGGAGAAAAAACCAAAACAGCAAAAGAACCTATTGAAGATAAAATTTTCTTTGCTCATTCCGATATTTCAGGAATATCTATTTTTGAAGAAGCTTTCTATCAGGGAATCCGGACTGCAGAAAGAATGATTTAAAATAATACAATGAAACAGCCCTGGATACATAATGCAAAAACAGACTGGTGGTTTATCTTATCACCGCCTTTTGTGGTATTGCTGATTATCTTTCTTTTTCAGAAACAGATTCAGGGGCTGGAAAATCATTATTCCTTTTACACATGGCTTTTTCTGATTGTTTTTGTAGATGTGGCTCACGTGTATTCTACACTGTTCAAAACCTATTTTGTAAAAGGAGAAGTACAGAAGAATAAGCTGCTTTATCTCGGTATTCCTGCTGTAAGCTGGATATTGGGAATTGCCCTGTTCCAATTCGGGAGTCTGACATTCTGGTCGGTACTGGCACTGGTTGCCGTTTTTCATTTTATACGGCAGCAGTACGGATTTATGAGAATCTATGCCCGTTTTGAACCGAATAATTGGAGCAAGAAAATAGATGAGGTGGCTGTTTATTCCGCAACAATCTATCCTATGTTATACTGGTTCAGTACACCGCGTGCTTTTACCTGGTTTGTTAATAATGAATTTGACTGGCTTAAAAATCTTCCGGATTATACTCATTTACTCACAGTCATATATTTTAGCATTCTGATTATCTGGATTGTTAAAACTGCTTTTGAAGCTTTTAAAACCAAAAGAATTAATATTCCCAAAACAGCACTGATCTCGGGAACTTTTCTTTCCTGGTATTTTGGAATAGTGTATTTCAACAATGATCTTCTTTTTACTTTTCTGAATGTGGTTTCCCATGGGATTCCTTATATCGCATTGATTTATATCAGGGAAATACATCAAAAGGAAAATAATAAATTGAATGGGATGCAGATTTTTAAATCTTTTTCAGGAATATTTTTATTTGTGAGCATTATTTTAGGATTTGCCTTTGTAGAAGAATTCTTATGGGAAACGCTGGTTTGGAATGAGCATTTTTCCCTGAATGTGATGCTCTCAGAAAAATGGTTCCAGTTTCTGGTGCCGTTATTAGTCGTGCCTCAGCTTACTCATTATCTGCTGGATGGCTTTATTTGGAGAAAACCAAAAAAAGTTAGCTAACTTTGCGGCAATCTTTAAAATCTAAAAATGAGACAATATTTTCTGTCCTTAGCAATTTTTCTCGGAATCATTGTAGGAGCACAGCAGAAGACATTCTGTAATCCGATCAATATTGATTATGGGTATACTCCTTTCGAAGTTTTTTCAAAACAAGGGAAACACCGTGCTACGGCAGATCCGGTGATTGTTAATTTTAAAAATAAACTGTTTCTTTTTTCTACAAATCAGGAAGGATACTGGTACAGTGATGATATGCTGGATTGGAAGTTTGTCAAAAGGAAATTTCTCAGAGACAATAAATATACCCATGACCTTAATGCTCCCGCTGTCTGGGCTATGAAAGACACTCTGTATGTCTATGGTTCTACCTGGGAACAGGATTTTCCGATCTGGAAAAGCACCAATCCCACGAAAGATGACTGGAAAATTGCTGTGGATACTTTAAAAGTGGGGGCATGGGATCCTGCATTCCATTATGATGAAGATAAAAATAAATTATATCTGTATTGGGGCTCCAGCAATGAGTGGCCGCTGCTGGGAACAGAAGTCAAAGTGAAGAATCTTCAATCCGAAGGTTTTGTAAAACCTATTATTAAACTAAAACCAGAAGATCATGGCTGGGAAAGGTTTGGGGAATACAATGATAATGTTTTTCTTCAGCCTTTTGTAGAAGGAGCGTGGATGACGAAGCATAATGGAAAATATTATATGCAGTATGGTGCTCCGGCAACAGAATTCAGTGGATATTCTGATGGAGTATATGTGAGTAAAAATCCTTTGGAAGGCTTCGAATACCAGCAGCATAATCCGTTTTCCTATAAACCGGGAGGCTTTGCCAGAGGTGCTGGCCACGGAGCTACTTTTGAAGACAATTATAAAAACTGGTGGCACATTTCAACCATCTTTATTTCTACTAAAAATAATTTTGAAAGAAGACTGGGAATCTGGCCGGCAGGTTTTGATAAGGATGATGTAATGTACTGTAATACGGCTTATGGTGATTATCCTACATACCTTCCGCAGTATGCACAGGGAAAAGATTTTACAAAAGGTCTTTTTGCCGGATGGATGCTGTTGAATTATAACAAACCGGTTCAGGTTTCATCTACTTTAGGTGGATATCAGCCTAATTATGCTGTAGATGAAGATATCAAAACATACTGGAGTGCCAAAACGGGAAATTCCGGAGAATGGTTTCAGACAGATCTTGGTGAGGTTTCTACCATCAATGCTATTCAGATCAATTATGCGGATCAGGATGCAGAGTTTATGGGGAAAACTTTAGGGAAAATGCATCAATACAAAATCTACGGTTCCAATGACGGGAAAAAGTGGAATGTGATTGTAGATAAAAGTAAAAATACAAAAGATGTTCCTCATGATTATGTAGAACTGGAGCAGCCCGCAAAAGCCCGTTTCCTGAAAATGGAAAATCTGAAAATGCCTACAGGAAAATTTGCATTGAGTGGTTTCAGGGTATTCGGAAAAGGTGCCGGGAAGCAGCCTGCAAAAGTAGAAGGGTTTGTACCTTTAAGAGCTGACCCTAAGAAATATGGTGAAAGAAGAAGCATCTGGATGAAATGGCAGCAGAATCCTGATGCAGACGGTTACGTAATCTATTTTGGAAAATCTCCTGATAAACTGTACGGAAGCATTATGGTATACGGTAAGAATGAATATTTCTTTACAGGAGCAGACAGAACAGATGCTTACTATTTCCAGATTGAAGCTTTCAATGCCAATGGAGTTTCGGAAAGAACAGCCGTTGCAAAGTCTGAATAAATACAATTAAATTATAAAAAAATGACACGTTTTGAAATATCAGAACGTGTTATTTTTTGTCTGTTTTTTTAAGAAAAGTTTCAATTTTATTGATCAGAAGCTTATCATTGGGCTGCTTATCCCAATCCAGATGTCCACCATTGAACTGATAAGACTCATAGATAACATGGTTTTTATTTAAAATTGAATCTAAGATTTTTGCTTGAGTAGAGGGTATGACACGATCCGAGTTTCCATAATAAGATAAAGTAGGAGGGGAGTTTTCTTTTATCCATTTTACAGGACTTGCGAAATCTATTAGTGATATTCCCGATTTCTGTACACGGGGATCAACAAGTCGTTTTTCCACAAAAGAGTATTCCGGGTAGTTTTTGAAACCAGGATCTGAGAGATCTGCTGGACCAACAATATTAATCACGGCTTTTACTTTTTTATCAGTATCAGATTGATAAGCATATAGCATAGACAAATGCCCGCCGGCGCTGTTTCCTAATAAAATCAGGCTGGGGTTGTAGCCCAGTTTATTTTTTAATAGTTCAGTTACTTTTTTAATATCATCAGTTTGGTTTGGAAGTCCAAATTGAGTAGCCGATGTCAGTCTATAGTTCATATTGACGAAAATATGATCAGGGAATTTCTGCATCATAGAAAGTGTGAAGAAAGTCAATTGTGATTTATTTCCACTGCGCCAGCCTCCACCATGAATCATGATAAATACATCTTTTTTGCCCTGATCTTTTTTGTTGGGAACATACAGATCCATAATCTGTTCCGGGCTATTTCCATAATGAATATTTTCTTCTTTATCAAAGCTTATATCTTTGCCCAGTTCTATCTTTTTCTCTTTACAGCCAGTCCATAGAAAAAACATGATTAAGCAAACCGAAATAATATATATGTTTTTTTTCATAGCAATTAAATATAAAAAATCCGCTGAAAAGAATCAGCGGATACTGTAAAGAATAATTAATTGAATATGAAGAAAGATAATCTTTTATCTTGTTCTGCTTTTGATGGCATCTGATGCACCTTCGATGTCTCGTACTTTTTTCACTTTCTGGTTTCCGAAATTATAGGTAAGACTTACCATTACGTTTCTGTTGTAACGGTTTTGGTGGATGTAATTATAATTGCCGTTCTCCTGGAAGTCCTCAATTTTAACGATATTGGTATTAAGGATGTCATTCACGTTTACTGCAAAAGTCCAGTCGTTCCACATTTTCTTGATGCTGAGGTCTAAGCTCATTAAACCTTTTAGTAATCCAAGTTCGATCTGCTGCTTGTCTACGAAGAAATAATTAACACCAAAGAACCATGTTTTCTTTTTGTCAAGACGGATCGTGTTGTTGGTCTGGATCAAAAGACTTGTAGAATTTGTTTTGTTGGTGTATACTATATCTTTACCATCCTGATTTCTGAATCGGTCTCCTGTTGTAGGATCAATATCAAGGCTTCCATTGTTAATGTTATGCTGTACTCCGATATTGAAGTTGGTTGTCCAGTACTGTTTGAAGAACGACTTCTGAATACCTATCATGGCAGACATTTCCTGTTTATTTCCAAAATTGGTTCTTATATATCTAAGAACAGGATTTTCTCCTACTTTACCGTCAGGTGATACCGGATAACCCTGAAGCGGAACCTGGGTTATAGCATCCTGAATATAGGAATG is a window from the Chryseobacterium indologenes genome containing:
- a CDS encoding discoidin domain-containing protein — protein: MRQYFLSLAIFLGIIVGAQQKTFCNPINIDYGYTPFEVFSKQGKHRATADPVIVNFKNKLFLFSTNQEGYWYSDDMLDWKFVKRKFLRDNKYTHDLNAPAVWAMKDTLYVYGSTWEQDFPIWKSTNPTKDDWKIAVDTLKVGAWDPAFHYDEDKNKLYLYWGSSNEWPLLGTEVKVKNLQSEGFVKPIIKLKPEDHGWERFGEYNDNVFLQPFVEGAWMTKHNGKYYMQYGAPATEFSGYSDGVYVSKNPLEGFEYQQHNPFSYKPGGFARGAGHGATFEDNYKNWWHISTIFISTKNNFERRLGIWPAGFDKDDVMYCNTAYGDYPTYLPQYAQGKDFTKGLFAGWMLLNYNKPVQVSSTLGGYQPNYAVDEDIKTYWSAKTGNSGEWFQTDLGEVSTINAIQINYADQDAEFMGKTLGKMHQYKIYGSNDGKKWNVIVDKSKNTKDVPHDYVELEQPAKARFLKMENLKMPTGKFALSGFRVFGKGAGKQPAKVEGFVPLRADPKKYGERRSIWMKWQQNPDADGYVIYFGKSPDKLYGSIMVYGKNEYFFTGADRTDAYYFQIEAFNANGVSERTAVAKSE
- a CDS encoding alpha/beta hydrolase, with translation MKKNIYIISVCLIMFFLWTGCKEKKIELGKDISFDKEENIHYGNSPEQIMDLYVPNKKDQGKKDVFIMIHGGGWRSGNKSQLTFFTLSMMQKFPDHIFVNMNYRLTSATQFGLPNQTDDIKKVTELLKNKLGYNPSLILLGNSAGGHLSMLYAYQSDTDKKVKAVINIVGPADLSDPGFKNYPEYSFVEKRLVDPRVQKSGISLIDFASPVKWIKENSPPTLSYYGNSDRVIPSTQAKILDSILNKNHVIYESYQFNGGHLDWDKQPNDKLLINKIETFLKKTDKK